CATGGGAGTTCCCACGATGTACTCAAGGCTGATTACACACCTTGAGAGCAAGCCTGAAGCTTGTAAGGCTCTTTCGAGAGGGCGCCTCTTTACCTCGGGGTCCGCGCCTCTCTCAACCAGTGATTTTGACGCCTTTCGCCGTCTTACCGGGCATACCATTCTGGAGCGTTATGGCATGTCCGAGACCATGCTGACGCTATCTAATCTCTATGAGGACAGACGCCGCGGCATGGTCGGGCAACCGGTGGGCGATACCGAGATTCGCGTGGTGGATGAGCTTGGGCAGGACATCTCCGATGGAATCGGCGAGCTCTGGGTTCGAGGTTCGAGTTTGATGAGTGGGTATCGGGGGCGACCTGAAGAGACGAAGGCGTCTTTCGAAAATGGCTGGTTCAAAACCGGCGACATGGTCGAAATCCTAGACGGGTTTGTGTCGATTGTCGGCAGACGGTCAACAGATATCATCAAGTCTGGTGGCTTCAAGATCGGCGCGCGAGAGATTGAAGAAGTGATTCGCGAGCACGAATGGATAGCCGATGTTGCCGTTTTTGGTGCTTCGGACACCGATCTCGGCGAGCGAGTGGTAGCGGCCCTGGTCTTGAGTGGTGAGCATGGCCACTTGGAGTCCGAAGTACTGAAGTCTGGCTTGGATACCTGGTGCCGAGAGCACTTAACGGGCTACAAAATACCCCGCGATCTCCTTGTCGTAGACGCGCTGCCTCGAAACCCAATGGGCAAGGTTCAGAAGCCGCGTCTCAAAGAAATTTAC
This Microvenator marinus DNA region includes the following protein-coding sequences:
- a CDS encoding AMP-binding protein, with translation MSWRKNFLKSLEGEGGFVEDGQQWPFRRVLESAQEFAESLGTRGVDAGDTVGVRLESPIANVIALVGNYLRGCVHVPINTRYTQREVDHIVEEAELKCIVGDEFTLFSDSPASPYRGDDEDIAIILFTSGTTGRPKAVELSYRAVLSNIDALTKLWRWTPADTLVLSLPLFHVHGLGIGVHGTILRGCWAQLRGAFEAEDVVSAFEGENGRAGSIFMGVPTMYSRLITHLESKPEACKALSRGRLFTSGSAPLSTSDFDAFRRLTGHTILERYGMSETMLTLSNLYEDRRRGMVGQPVGDTEIRVVDELGQDISDGIGELWVRGSSLMSGYRGRPEETKASFENGWFKTGDMVEILDGFVSIVGRRSTDIIKSGGFKIGAREIEEVIREHEWIADVAVFGASDTDLGERVVAALVLSGEHGHLESEVLKSGLDTWCREHLTGYKIPRDLLVVDALPRNPMGKVQKPRLKEIYESTRT